The genomic segment AGATATTCGTCTGGGCTTTCCTGAATTTATCGGAGTTGAAGATACTCTAACTGCCATACTTAGAGGAGAGCAAAATAGTTTTGAGATCAGAGGTATCGCTCGCTGTCTAGAACAGGAAAATCCTCTTTACATTGATGTTTTTGTTGTAGCCGATCGAGATGAAAAAACTTTGCAAAGTCGTTTGATTATCATTTTGGAGGATGTCACCGAAAAAATGGTGTTGCAGCAAAGCTTAACCCAAAGAGCTAATGAAACAAGCCTTTTAGCTAGTGCTTTGACAGAATACAAAAAATATATAGATAAAATTTTTGCGGCGCTAGCGGAAGTTTTATTAGTTACGAATAATTATGGATATATAAAAAAAATAAATCAGGCAACTGAAAATTTATTCGGATATAGGGAATGGGAATTAATCAATCAGCCAATCTCACTAATTATTATTGACGAAAAATTTTTACGGCTATCGAAGCAGCAACATTACTTATCCCCAAAGGATGCGTTGAAAAATATGGAGGTTGTTTGTAAAACAAAAACAGGAGAATTGATTTACTTAGAGTTTTCTTGCTCAATTGTTGAAACGGACATTGAGGAATTCCAAGATTTTATCTATGTAGGAAGGAATAAGGATAAGTCTTGAGTTAGCAGTTACGCAAACTTAAATGTGCCCGAGCCAACATAAATTTATGTTAATTCTATACAAATTAGCATAAAATGGCTTAGCTTTAAATAAAGAACATCCCCAGGGTAAAAGCGTCATGAAATATTTGGTGATCGACAAAATATTCAACAAACCTTCAGAAAACCGCCACGTAGAATATCTGGCAATGGATCGAGAATTCAAGATTATCGATATTTCCGAGGGAG from the Aerosakkonema funiforme FACHB-1375 genome contains:
- a CDS encoding PAS domain-containing protein encodes the protein MEYMAVDEDFLITEASWDVQRFADCPDQIIKGKDIRLGFPEFIGVEDTLTAILRGEQNSFEIRGIARCLEQENPLYIDVFVVADRDEKTLQSRLIIILEDVTEKMVLQQSLTQRANETSLLASALTEYKKYIDKIFAALAEVLLVTNNYGYIKKINQATENLFGYREWELINQPISLIIIDEKFLRLSKQQHYLSPKDALKNMEVVCKTKTGELIYLEFSCSIVETDIEEFQDFIYVGRNKDKS